A stretch of the Medicago truncatula cultivar Jemalong A17 chromosome 5, MtrunA17r5.0-ANR, whole genome shotgun sequence genome encodes the following:
- the LOC11421820 gene encoding AP2-like ethylene-responsive transcription factor CRL5 isoform X1 has translation MKFMENIEDTFNLNNQNSNIFGLSFSSQMNIGAPSTAAAEAVPTGFYYNPTPLHNYGYYGHESEQVGLYSALPIMHDGSQAHAMGISHYGCSTKEEMQLSIDSIFDNQTSYHKPNNSNNLNHVQENMSLLGSLVEHQKQQLSCYTVLRNDNVILDGPMKYQLEDNVQLPNIVEDEISDLRRWVSRDFHAASHAQDSKTCVLSASSSSQSSCVTSSQQTSPIDSASIDTMKRKHQMVNLKKNQNQTFGQRTSQYRGVTRHRWTGRYEAHLWDNSCKKEGQARKGKQVYLGGYDIEEKAARAYDMAALKYWGPSTRINFPLENYQKELEEMKKMTRLEYVAHLRRKSSGFSRGASMYRGVTSRHHQHGRWQARIGRVAGNKDLYLGTFTTQEEAGEAYDIAAIKFRGANAVTNFDITKYDVEKIISSPNLLSSKEARRNKKMDDVINNNKPACAFEDIEEAIPIQKRCKIQPFSISNIYDEEVEESNRMHMSNPSSIVTSLSSSREESPENMTSLPMLFGMTSTTSIMSSFSLPQMPLSVFAAWTDA, from the exons ATGAAGTTCATGGAAAATATTGAGGATACCTTTAACCTAAACAATCAAAATAGTAACATTTTTGGTTTATCTTTCTCTTCACAAATGAATATAGGTGCTCCTTCCACTGCTGCTGCTGAAGCTGTTCCAACAGGCTTTTATTATAACCCGACACCTCTTCATAACTATGGCTACTATGGACATGAAAGTGAACAAGTTGGATTGTATTCAGCCTTGCCCATCATGCATGATGGATCACAAGCACATG CAATGGGAATTTCTCATTATGGATGCAGTACCAAAGAAGAAATGCAACTAAGCATAGATAGTATTTTTGACAACCAAACTTCATACCATAAGCCAAACAATTCAAATAACCTAAATCATGTACAAGAGAATATGAGCTTGTTGGGGAGTTTGGTAGAGCACCAGAAGCAACAGCTCTCATGTTACACCGTCTTAAGAAACGACAATGTGATCTTAGACGGGCCGATGAAATATCAGCTAGAAGATAATGTCCAGCTACCAAATATAGTTGAGGACGAAATTTCTGATCTAAGGAGATGGGTATCAAGGGACTTTCATGCTGCAAGCCATGCACAAGACTCGAAGACATGTGTGCTGTCTGCAAGTTCTAGCTCACAATCGAGCTGTGTTACAAGTTCACAACAAACATCACCTATTGATTCTGCTTCCATTGATACGATGAAAAGGAAGCATCAAATGGTGAACTTGAAAAAGAATCAGAACCAAACCTTTGGGCAAAGAACATCTCAGTATAGAGGTGTAACAAG ACATAGGTGGACAGGTAGATATGAAGCTCATCTATGGGATAACAGCTGTAAAAAAGAGGGCCAAGCTAGAAAAGGAAAGCAAG TTTATCTAG GTGGTTATGATATAGAAGAAAAAGCTGCAAGAGCTTATGATATGGCTGCACTCAAGTATTGGGGACCCTCCACTCGTATAAATTTTCCA TTGGAAAATTATCAAAAGGAACTTGaggaaatgaagaaaatgaCTAGACTAGAATACGTTGCTCATTTAAGAAG GAAAAGCAGTGGATTCTCAAGAGGGGCTTCCATGTATAGAGGAGTAACAAG CAGACATCATCAACATGGAAGATGGCAAGCTCGAATAGGGAGAGTTGCTGGAAATAAAGATCTCTATCTTGGAACTTTCA CTACACAAGAGGAAGCAGGTGAAGCCTATGACATTGCTGCTATAAAATTCAGAGGAGCAAATGCTGTTACTAATTTTGATATAACAAAATATGATgtggaaaaaattatttcaagcCCTAACCTTCTTAGCAGTAAAGAAGCTAggagaaacaaaaaaatggaTGATGTAATTAACAATAATAAACCAGCTTGTGCGTTTGAAGACATTGAAGAAGCCATTCCAATACAAAAAAGATGCAAAATCCAACCATTCTCAATAAGTAACATATATGATGAAGAAGTAGAGGAATCAAATAGAATGCATATGTCAAATCCTTCTTCAATTGTGACAAGTTTGAGCAGTTCAAGAGAAGAAAGCCCTGAAAACATGACAAGCTTACCAATGCTCTTTGGAATgacttcaacaacatcaataatgTCTTCATTTTCTTT
- the LOC11421820 gene encoding AP2-like ethylene-responsive transcription factor CRL5 isoform X2 has product MKFMENIEDTFNLNNQNSNIFGLSFSSQMNIGAPSTAAAEAVPTGFYYNPTPLHNYGYYGHESEQVGLYSALPIMHDGSQAHAMGISHYGCSTKEEMQLSIDSIFDNQTSYHKPNNSNNLNHVQENMSLLGSLVEHQKQQLSCYTVLRNDNVILDGPMKYQLEDNVQLPNIVEDEISDLRRWVSRDFHAASHAQDSKTCVLSASSSSQSSCVTSSQQTSPIDSASIDTMKRKHQMVNLKKNQNQTFGQRTSQYRGVTRHRWTGRYEAHLWDNSCKKEGQARKGKQVYLGGYDIEEKAARAYDMAALKYWGPSTRINFPLENYQKELEEMKKMTRLEYVAHLRRKSSGFSRGASMYRGVTRHHQHGRWQARIGRVAGNKDLYLGTFTTQEEAGEAYDIAAIKFRGANAVTNFDITKYDVEKIISSPNLLSSKEARRNKKMDDVINNNKPACAFEDIEEAIPIQKRCKIQPFSISNIYDEEVEESNRMHMSNPSSIVTSLSSSREESPENMTSLPMLFGMTSTTSIMSSFSLPQMPLSVFAAWTDA; this is encoded by the exons ATGAAGTTCATGGAAAATATTGAGGATACCTTTAACCTAAACAATCAAAATAGTAACATTTTTGGTTTATCTTTCTCTTCACAAATGAATATAGGTGCTCCTTCCACTGCTGCTGCTGAAGCTGTTCCAACAGGCTTTTATTATAACCCGACACCTCTTCATAACTATGGCTACTATGGACATGAAAGTGAACAAGTTGGATTGTATTCAGCCTTGCCCATCATGCATGATGGATCACAAGCACATG CAATGGGAATTTCTCATTATGGATGCAGTACCAAAGAAGAAATGCAACTAAGCATAGATAGTATTTTTGACAACCAAACTTCATACCATAAGCCAAACAATTCAAATAACCTAAATCATGTACAAGAGAATATGAGCTTGTTGGGGAGTTTGGTAGAGCACCAGAAGCAACAGCTCTCATGTTACACCGTCTTAAGAAACGACAATGTGATCTTAGACGGGCCGATGAAATATCAGCTAGAAGATAATGTCCAGCTACCAAATATAGTTGAGGACGAAATTTCTGATCTAAGGAGATGGGTATCAAGGGACTTTCATGCTGCAAGCCATGCACAAGACTCGAAGACATGTGTGCTGTCTGCAAGTTCTAGCTCACAATCGAGCTGTGTTACAAGTTCACAACAAACATCACCTATTGATTCTGCTTCCATTGATACGATGAAAAGGAAGCATCAAATGGTGAACTTGAAAAAGAATCAGAACCAAACCTTTGGGCAAAGAACATCTCAGTATAGAGGTGTAACAAG ACATAGGTGGACAGGTAGATATGAAGCTCATCTATGGGATAACAGCTGTAAAAAAGAGGGCCAAGCTAGAAAAGGAAAGCAAG TTTATCTAG GTGGTTATGATATAGAAGAAAAAGCTGCAAGAGCTTATGATATGGCTGCACTCAAGTATTGGGGACCCTCCACTCGTATAAATTTTCCA TTGGAAAATTATCAAAAGGAACTTGaggaaatgaagaaaatgaCTAGACTAGAATACGTTGCTCATTTAAGAAG GAAAAGCAGTGGATTCTCAAGAGGGGCTTCCATGTATAGAGGAGTAACAAG ACATCATCAACATGGAAGATGGCAAGCTCGAATAGGGAGAGTTGCTGGAAATAAAGATCTCTATCTTGGAACTTTCA CTACACAAGAGGAAGCAGGTGAAGCCTATGACATTGCTGCTATAAAATTCAGAGGAGCAAATGCTGTTACTAATTTTGATATAACAAAATATGATgtggaaaaaattatttcaagcCCTAACCTTCTTAGCAGTAAAGAAGCTAggagaaacaaaaaaatggaTGATGTAATTAACAATAATAAACCAGCTTGTGCGTTTGAAGACATTGAAGAAGCCATTCCAATACAAAAAAGATGCAAAATCCAACCATTCTCAATAAGTAACATATATGATGAAGAAGTAGAGGAATCAAATAGAATGCATATGTCAAATCCTTCTTCAATTGTGACAAGTTTGAGCAGTTCAAGAGAAGAAAGCCCTGAAAACATGACAAGCTTACCAATGCTCTTTGGAATgacttcaacaacatcaataatgTCTTCATTTTCTTT